A genomic window from Methanobacterium sp. BRmetb2 includes:
- a CDS encoding transcriptional regulator — MEALLWWLVAGTRGGINRARIINELNSRPYNANQLANNLKLDYKTVRHHIKVLIKNKIVISSGEGQYGTVYMLSDIMKENFDDFTDIWRESEKRQK, encoded by the coding sequence ATGGAAGCTTTACTATGGTGGTTAGTTGCTGGAACGCGGGGCGGAATAAATCGGGCCAGAATAATCAATGAGCTTAATTCCAGACCTTATAATGCTAATCAACTGGCAAATAATCTTAAATTAGATTACAAAACTGTTAGACATCATATTAAAGTTTTAATTAAGAACAAAATTGTTATTTCATCTGGTGAAGGACAATATGGAACAGTTTACATGCTTTCAGATATTATGAAAGAAAATTTTGATGATTTCACTGATATATGGAGAGAATCTGAAAAAAGACAAAAATAA
- a CDS encoding TetR family transcriptional regulator encodes MKEKEQKIVDTALKLFVERGFHGTSTAEIAKNAGVATGTLFHYFKTKGELIDRIYTYCKESILEEVGDDYNHEKSFKENVRSLWLKFVCFGIEYPYKFNFILTFHCSPYITAFTKGRIEDKFVQLLEVYKLGFKEQEIKEIYDELLMDYFWGNVFNTVMHFEKYPEKMNKENIELSFELFWDGISK; translated from the coding sequence TTGAAGGAAAAAGAGCAAAAAATAGTGGATACTGCCCTGAAACTTTTTGTTGAAAGGGGTTTTCATGGAACATCCACAGCAGAAATTGCAAAAAATGCCGGTGTAGCTACAGGCACGCTTTTCCACTATTTTAAGACCAAAGGAGAACTCATTGATAGAATTTATACCTACTGCAAAGAAAGCATCCTGGAAGAGGTAGGTGACGATTACAACCATGAAAAATCATTTAAGGAAAACGTTAGATCATTATGGCTTAAATTTGTGTGTTTTGGTATAGAATACCCCTATAAATTCAATTTTATATTGACATTTCATTGTTCTCCCTACATCACAGCCTTTACTAAAGGTAGAATTGAAGATAAGTTTGTCCAACTTCTTGAAGTATACAAACTAGGATTTAAAGAACAAGAGATCAAGGAAATTTATGATGAACTACTTATGGACTATTTTTGGGGTAATGTATTTAATACAGTAATGCATTTTGAAAAATATCCTGAAAAAATGAATAAAGAAAACATAGAACTTTCATTTGAACTGTTCTGGGATGGTATATCCAAATAA
- a CDS encoding aldo/keto reductase translates to MQYRKNIKNDDEISALGFGAMRLPTKNGRIDKEKAKKQIYYAIDHGVNFIDTAFPYHGGSSESFLGEILKGGYREKVKLCTKMPSWSIKKYEDMERYLEIQLEKLQTDYIDYYMIHTLTKESFTRLKKLGVLEFLEDARSRGKIKNIGFSSHDNTEAFKEFIDSYPWDACLIQYNYLDEHNQAGTEGVEYAYSKGIPVFVMEPLKGGLLSGKVPDKALEIWDKANVKHSPADWALRWVLNHPEVTCVLSGMNGEDQVKENIKVVSEVLPNSLSEDDLKLYDEVKEVYHNLMVVDCTGCGYCMPCPVKVDITRCFEIYNNKYMFDEGQSFIYLAQLGGVLSGQKSYAGLCINCGKCVKACPQKLEIPELLKDVSKEFEGFGFKYKLILADNVVMPVFNTFLSLGTRISRRSRD, encoded by the coding sequence ATGCAGTACAGGAAGAATATAAAAAATGATGATGAAATCTCGGCACTGGGATTTGGCGCTATGAGACTACCTACCAAAAACGGTAGAATTGATAAAGAAAAGGCTAAAAAACAGATATACTATGCAATTGACCATGGAGTGAACTTTATTGACACAGCATTTCCTTATCACGGAGGATCAAGTGAATCATTTTTAGGAGAAATTCTAAAAGGTGGATACCGAGAAAAAGTCAAACTCTGCACAAAAATGCCTTCCTGGTCCATTAAAAAATATGAAGACATGGAAAGATATCTGGAAATACAACTTGAAAAGCTTCAAACAGATTATATAGATTACTACATGATTCACACTCTTACTAAAGAAAGTTTTACAAGACTTAAAAAACTGGGTGTTTTAGAATTTTTAGAAGATGCCCGTTCAAGGGGAAAAATAAAAAACATAGGATTTTCGTCCCACGACAATACTGAAGCATTTAAAGAATTCATAGATTCATACCCTTGGGATGCTTGCTTAATCCAATACAATTATCTGGATGAACATAACCAGGCAGGTACTGAAGGAGTAGAATATGCTTACTCCAAAGGAATACCGGTATTTGTTATGGAACCATTAAAAGGCGGCCTTCTTTCAGGAAAAGTACCAGATAAAGCACTTGAAATATGGGATAAAGCCAATGTTAAACATAGTCCTGCAGACTGGGCATTAAGATGGGTTTTAAACCACCCTGAAGTAACTTGTGTTTTGTCAGGAATGAATGGGGAAGACCAGGTTAAAGAAAATATCAAAGTAGTCAGTGAAGTTCTACCCAACTCATTAAGTGAAGATGATTTAAAGCTTTATGATGAGGTAAAAGAAGTTTATCACAATCTCATGGTCGTTGATTGTACCGGATGCGGCTACTGTATGCCTTGTCCAGTAAAGGTGGACATTACCCGGTGCTTCGAAATTTATAACAACAAGTACATGTTCGATGAAGGTCAGTCATTCATATATCTTGCTCAATTAGGAGGAGTTTTATCCGGGCAGAAATCATACGCAGGACTGTGCATAAACTGTGGAAAATGTGTAAAGGCATGTCCTCAAAAACTGGAGATACCTGAACTTTTAAAAGATGTTTCTAAAGAATTTGAAGGTTTTGGATTCAAATACAAACTAATATTGGCAGATAATGTGGTTATGCCTGTTTTTAATACATTTTTGTCTTTAGGTACAAGAATTTCAAGAAGATCACGTGATTAA
- a CDS encoding NADPH-dependent FMN reductase, whose protein sequence is MKVVGFTASPREDSNSEILVKEALKGANDAGAETKIFNLAKMDITPCKACQHCKSNEGQCITDDDMQIIYKEIKEADAFILGSPVYMWQMSAQAKLFTDRLYAFFRTGFEEKYGKKDMALIFSQGNPENMFKEYFDYTRNMFNFLGYTVVDLLSSKGNPVPGEVKNKENDMKKAGELGRKLVKD, encoded by the coding sequence ATGAAGGTAGTAGGATTTACAGCAAGTCCCCGAGAGGATAGTAACAGCGAAATTCTTGTCAAAGAGGCTTTGAAAGGAGCAAATGACGCTGGAGCCGAGACAAAGATTTTTAATTTGGCTAAAATGGACATAACGCCGTGTAAGGCATGCCAACATTGTAAAAGTAATGAAGGACAATGTATTACGGATGATGATATGCAGATCATTTATAAAGAAATAAAAGAAGCAGATGCTTTCATATTAGGATCGCCAGTTTACATGTGGCAGATGTCTGCCCAGGCAAAACTATTTACAGACAGACTCTACGCATTCTTTAGAACTGGTTTTGAGGAAAAATACGGTAAAAAAGACATGGCATTGATATTTTCACAGGGAAACCCTGAAAACATGTTCAAAGAATATTTTGATTACACCCGAAATATGTTCAACTTCCTTGGTTACACTGTCGTTGATTTGCTCTCTTCAAAGGGAAATCCAGTTCCTGGAGAGGTTAAAAACAAGGAAAATGACATGAAAAAGGCAGGGGAGTTAGGTAGGAAGTTGGTTAAAGATTAA